The following coding sequences lie in one Lacerta agilis isolate rLacAgi1 chromosome 4, rLacAgi1.pri, whole genome shotgun sequence genomic window:
- the SOWAHC gene encoding ankyrin repeat domain-containing protein SOWAHC: protein MAAAEPSQDAVLQFLSERGGRARNADLLDHFRGYLNSPDQQRRSRARERFKEMVNAVATVRQEPGSGAKYVQLRKKYRVAVAVVAAEPAEETGGPRLPPEPGGDGEAARREAGEPQKEEEVAAAAVKRSLPVSVEESGLRQLEEPDAAEVPQATPGGGGGGREGREEQEDSRSQHGEPEPGSGENPPEDDSAAATAASGVAPAAAPATTPRCARKNFRERMLGSSPQLKRGGVLAPRGSRSAGGGDSDSASLASSSAEDEGGSSSSGGSVALDPLEHAWMLCASDGRWESLEGLLSCEPSLLCKRDFITGFTCVHWAAKHGRHELLALLVNFAQRHRLPVDVNARTSGGYTALHLAAMHGHLEVVKLLVGAYDADVDVRDYSGRKAAHYLSRSTADEVRSLVGALQDEADGGATNGSGRWRLSKVLPANLISYKLSHHLLPHHGDDGETGDGAGAPGKGKELSRKTSGSGRIKPRLNKIRFRTQIIHTTPSFRGDAEEEGQEERSLKASFKLRPKSNVFG, encoded by the coding sequence ATGGCAGCCGCGGAGCCGAGCCAGGACGCGGTGCTTCAGTTCCTATCGGAGCGGGGAGGTCGGGCTCGCAACGCCGACCTGTTGGACCACTTCCGAGGCTACCTCAACTCCCCGGACCAGCAGCGCCGCTCGCGCGCCAGGGAGCGCTTCAAGGAGATGGTCAACGCCGTGGCTACCGTGAGGCAAGAGCCCGGCTCCGGGGCCAAGTACGTGCAGCTGAGGAAGAAGTACCGGGTCGCCGTTGCCGTCGTGGCCGCCGAGCCGGCTGAGGAAACCGGGGGTCCTCGGCTGCCCCCTGAGCCTGGCGGAGATGGCGAAGCTGCCCGGCGAGAAGCTGGGGAGCCCcaaaaggaagaggaggtggcggcggcggcggtgaaAAGGAGCCTCCCTGTCTCTGTGGAGGAAAGCGGACTCCGGCAGCTTGAGGAGCCCGATGCGGCTGAGGTGCCTCAGGCGacccctggaggaggaggaggaggccgggaggggagagaggagcaggaggacagccGCTCTCAGCACGGGGAGCCAGAGCCGGGCAGCGGCGAGAACCCGCCTGAGGACGactccgccgccgccaccgccgcctcaGGGGTCGCCCCCGCGGCGGCCCCCGCCACCACCCCGCGTTGCGCGCGCAAGAACTTCCGCGAGCGGATGCTGGGCAGCTCCCCTCAGCTGAAGCGCGGAGGTGTGCTCGCCCCTCGCGGGAGCCGCTCCGCCGGCGGGGGGGACTCGGACAGCGCCTCGCTGGCGTCGTCTTCTGCGGAGGAcgaaggcggcagcagcagctcggGCGGCTCGGTGGCCCTGGACCCCCTGGAGCACGCGTGGATGCTTTGCGCTTCGGACGGCCGCTGGGAGAGCCTGGAGGGCCTGCTGAGCTGCGAGCCGTCGCTGCTGTGCAAGCGGGACTTCATCACGGGCTTCACGTGCGTGCACTGGGCCGCCAAGCACGGCCGCCACGAGCTGCTGGCGCTGCTGGTGAACTTCGCGCAGAGGCACCGGCTGCCCGTGGACGTGAACGCGCGCACCAGCGGAGGCTACACGGCGCTGCACCTGGCCGCCATGCACGGGCACCTGGAGGTGGTCAAGCTGCTGGTGGGCGCCTACGACGCCGACGTGGACGTGCGCGACTACAGCGGGCGCAAGGCCGCGCACTACCTGAGCCGCAGCACCGCCGACGAGGTGCGCAGCCTGGTGGGGGCCTTGCAGGACGAGGCCGACGGCGGGGCGACCAACGGCAGCGGGCGCTGGAGGCTCTCCAAGGTGCTGCCGGCCAACCTCATCTCCTATAAGCTCTCCCACCACCTCCTGCCCCACCACGGGGACGATGGGGAGACGGGAGACGGGGCTGGAGCGCCCGGCAAGGGCAAAGAACTGAGCAGGAAAACCTCGGGCAGCGGGAGGATAAAACCCCGGCTCAACAAAATCCGCTTCCGGACCCAGATCATCCACACCACTCCTTCTTTCCGCGGGGATGCAGAGGAGGAAGGTCAAGAAGAAAGGTCCCTGAAAGCCTCTTTCAAGCTCAGACCTAAGTCCAATGTGTTCGGGTAG